GAGCGCTGCATCGAAAGCGTGCTGCGCCAGCCCCATGATCTCTTTGAGTTGATCGTCGTCGACAACGGTTCAAATGACGGCTCGCTCGCCCGCATCGAGGCGCGACTCAACCGCGCGCGCGAAGAGGGTTTTTCAAACCGCATCCGTCTCGTCACGAATTTCACCAACACCGGTTACGCCAGCGCGCAGAACCGTGCCTTCGAACACGGCACGGCCGATTACGCCTTCGTCCTCAATCAGGACGCCGAGCTCGCGCCCGATCTGCTCGAAACGCTTGCCGGGGCGATTCGCCGCAACCCGGACACGGCGATGTTCGCCGTGAAGCTGCTGGACGCCTCGCAGGAAGGTGTGCTCGACAACGTGGGGCTCACCTTCTGCGCCGACGGTCAGAACCGCGGGCTCGCCCACGGCGAAAAGGATTCCGGCCGCTACGAGGAGGTCCAGGAAGTCTTCTGCCCCTCCGGTGCGGCAGGCGTCTACCGGCGCAAGGAACTCGAAGCAGCCGGCGGATTCGACGAGGACTACTTCGCCTACGGCGAGGACTTCGAGCTCGGCCTGCGCCTTCGCCGCATGGGCGCACGCTGCCTGCTCGTTCCCCATGCGGAGGTCACCCACCAGGGCAGCACCACCCTGGGCGCTGCCTCCCCCAAACGCCTGCGACTCATCGAGCGCAACCGCGTGTGGACGCTGATGAAGCACTGGCCGCTCAACCGCCTGGCACAGGCGCCGGGCGCGTCGGTGGAACGATTCCGCGCCCACTGGGAACAGGCGCAATCGGGCGAGGGCGTCGCCGCCGACTTCGTGAGCGAACGCGGGCTTCCCGCGCTGGT
This genomic interval from Chrysiogenia bacterium contains the following:
- a CDS encoding glycosyltransferase family 2 protein; the protein is MSKKPLFSVSLVTWNGGELAERCIESVLRQPHDLFELIVVDNGSNDGSLARIEARLNRAREEGFSNRIRLVTNFTNTGYASAQNRAFEHGTADYAFVLNQDAELAPDLLETLAGAIRRNPDTAMFAVKLLDASQEGVLDNVGLTFCADGQNRGLAHGEKDSGRYEEVQEVFCPSGAAGVYRRKELEAAGGFDEDYFAYGEDFELGLRLRRMGARCLLVPHAEVTHQGSTTLGAASPKRLRLIERNRVWTLMKHWPLNRLAQAPGASVERFRAHWEQAQSGEGVAADFVSERGLPALVGTTASANLEALRGAPKMLLKRAQLAFQHPLSGRQLDEWIEDFGCTPGDLARGV